In one Papio anubis isolate 15944 chromosome 11, Panubis1.0, whole genome shotgun sequence genomic region, the following are encoded:
- the LOC103887515 gene encoding uncharacterized protein LOC103887515, which produces MGENPATALVCGEGWVMPCVPVTRYLPSTWPVHALEVWPVLSLLLQHHCPHPGTRTPKIKHSVWLNIPSPSLCCHLCLKCLLAVALNRRPLTRPLTWPGSQNPSGFTLFPLGALQPRPLLYKVPSAGCSAIRALHFSVPGTAVRHLPASVPRRVQSAWIRPFTSPASQPRLREEKCLDSIPSSATPQLYDLGQVSSPLSLSILLFAVGMLSAFAWPGCSGDHVSTLSEIGWDGGPASPKACVSVCCHYCYYCCCGHQHSQGYRADKFLGGTGGPNARVQPVCPPMSLPPLRSQSCQVLMRELCMCWDLWRGKESPVGGGSALLPTRGSSGRGR; this is translated from the coding sequence ATGGGTGAGAATCCAGCCACCGCCCTAGTCTGTGGTGAAGGCTGGGTGATGCCGTGTGTGCCAGTTACCCGGTACCTGCCCAGCACCTGGCCTGTGCATGCTCTGGAAGTGTGGCCAGTACTTTCATTACTTCTCCAGCATCATTGCCCCCATCCTGGCACCAGGACTCCAAAGATAAAGCATTCTGTGTGGTTAAACATTCCATCGCCAAGCCTTTGCTGTCACTTGTGCCTGAAATGCCTTCTTGCTGTTGCTCTGAATCGGAGACCCCTTACTCGTCCCCTGACCTGGCCTGGTTCTCAGAATCCCTCTGGATTCACGCTCTTTCCTCTGGGTGCCCTACAACCCAGGCCCCTCCTCTACAAGGTCCCATCTGCAGGCTGCTCCGCCATCCGGGCCCTCCACTTCTCTGTTCCTGGCACAGCTGTGAGacatctccctgcctcagttccCCGGAGGGTGCAGAGTGCCTGGATCAGGCCCTTTACCTCCCCAGCCTCACAGCCAAGGCTAAGGGAGGAAAAATGCCTGGATTCaattcccagctctgccactccccAGCTCTATGACCTGGGGCAAGtgtcctcccctctcagcctcagtATCCTCCTCTTCGCAGTGGGGATGTTGTCAGCCTTTGCTTGGCCGGGTTGTAGTGGAGATCATGTGAGTACCCTGTCTGAGATTGGTTGGGATGGGGGTCCAGCCTCCCCTAAGGCCTGTGTGAGTGTTTGCtgccattattgttattattgttgctgtGGTCACCAACACTCCCAAGGCTACAGAGCAGATAAGTTCCTGGGTGGAACGGGTGGGCCCAATGCCAGAGTCCAGCCAGTCTGCCCACCCATGTCCCTCCCACCTCTGAGGTCTCAGAGCTGCCAGGTTTTGATGAGGGAGCTATGTATGTGCTGGGATCtctggagagggaaggagagccCAGTGGGAGGAGGCAGCGCCCTTCTCCCCACGAGGGGTAGTTCTGGGAGGGGCAGGTGA